Proteins encoded in a region of the Methanomassiliicoccales archaeon genome:
- a CDS encoding 3-isopropylmalate dehydratase large subunit — MGARTFAEKVLSRASGKDVQAGEIVTAKIDLAMSHENSALVLKAFKEMGAKRIKEPDKLVILFDHRVPASTVKAAESHKVVREFVRQEGIGTFYDLREGVCHEVLPSKGHVLPGMLVVGTDSHTTTYGALGAFATGIGATEMAAVWALGELWLRVPETMRLVMDGGLPPMVSAKDAILHVIGKMGADGADYQCVEFTGDVVERLSIAGRMVLSNMSVEMGAKTGVCFPDAKTEQFLSSRTQIPWHPVHTDDDAKVKAIKHFDLSELAPQVAKPHAVDNVVSVGQVLGMSIDQAFIGSCTNGRLEDLTAAEGVLRGKKASDKVRLIVAPASRDIYLEAIERGIIASLVRSGAIVLNPGCGPCLGAHEGLLAPGERCIATTNRNFRGRMGSPEAEIYLASPVTVAASAIKGEIADPREVVP; from the coding sequence ATGGGAGCGAGGACCTTCGCGGAAAAAGTGCTCTCCCGAGCGTCCGGCAAGGATGTCCAGGCGGGAGAAATCGTCACGGCCAAGATCGACCTGGCCATGTCTCACGAGAACTCCGCTCTGGTGCTCAAGGCCTTCAAAGAGATGGGCGCCAAGCGTATCAAGGAGCCAGATAAGCTGGTGATCCTCTTCGATCATCGCGTGCCCGCCTCCACGGTCAAGGCAGCCGAATCGCACAAGGTGGTCAGGGAGTTCGTGCGGCAGGAGGGCATCGGCACGTTCTACGATCTCAGGGAGGGGGTGTGCCATGAGGTGCTGCCCTCCAAGGGACATGTACTGCCGGGTATGCTGGTGGTAGGCACGGATTCGCATACGACGACCTATGGAGCGTTGGGCGCATTCGCCACGGGCATAGGGGCTACGGAAATGGCCGCCGTCTGGGCCCTGGGCGAGCTCTGGCTGCGGGTACCAGAGACGATGAGGCTGGTCATGGACGGTGGTCTTCCCCCTATGGTGAGCGCGAAGGACGCGATATTGCACGTCATCGGCAAAATGGGAGCCGACGGGGCAGACTACCAATGCGTCGAGTTCACGGGGGATGTGGTGGAGCGTCTATCCATCGCCGGGCGAATGGTCCTCTCGAACATGAGCGTGGAGATGGGGGCCAAGACGGGCGTCTGTTTTCCGGACGCCAAGACCGAGCAGTTCCTATCCAGTCGCACTCAAATCCCCTGGCACCCGGTGCACACGGACGATGACGCCAAGGTGAAGGCGATTAAGCATTTCGACCTGAGCGAGCTTGCCCCCCAGGTGGCCAAGCCTCACGCCGTGGACAACGTGGTGTCTGTGGGCCAGGTCCTAGGAATGAGCATCGACCAGGCTTTCATCGGCTCGTGCACCAACGGCCGGTTGGAGGACCTCACGGCCGCGGAGGGCGTCCTTCGGGGGAAGAAAGCCTCGGACAAGGTCAGGCTGATAGTCGCCCCCGCCTCGAGGGATATCTACCTTGAGGCCATAGAGCGAGGGATCATCGCCTCCCTGGTGCGCTCTGGGGCCATAGTTCTCAACCCCGGATGCGGACCTTGCCTGGGGGCGCACGAAGGTCTTCTTGCTCCCGGGGAAAGATGCATCGCCACCACCAACCGCAACTTCCGCGGGAGGATGGGTTCGCCTGAGGCGGAGATTTATCTGGCCAGTCCGGTCACGGTAGCAGCCAGCGCTATTAAGGGAGAGATAGCGGACCCTAGGGAGGTCGTTCCGTGA
- a CDS encoding 3-isopropylmalate dehydratase small subunit, protein MIRGRAWLFGDHINTDLIIPGRYLDDYSPENLVKHVLEDADPSFAKQVAKGDIIVAGRNFGCGSSREQAPLALKLAGVSGVIAVSFARIFFRNAVNVGLPVIICPQAQALLRQGDEVEVDLERGLVRSVVTGKELRFERLPKFLVEVLDNGGLVPYVRERLREE, encoded by the coding sequence GTGATACGAGGCAGGGCGTGGCTTTTCGGTGACCACATCAACACCGACCTCATCATTCCCGGCCGATACTTGGACGACTACAGTCCTGAGAATCTGGTGAAGCACGTGTTGGAGGATGCCGACCCATCCTTCGCCAAGCAAGTGGCCAAGGGCGATATCATCGTGGCGGGGCGCAACTTCGGTTGCGGCTCGAGCCGGGAGCAGGCGCCTTTGGCGTTGAAGTTAGCTGGTGTATCAGGGGTGATCGCCGTCAGCTTCGCCCGCATCTTCTTCCGGAACGCGGTGAACGTAGGGCTGCCGGTCATCATCTGTCCTCAAGCGCAAGCGCTATTGAGGCAAGGAGACGAGGTGGAGGTCGACCTCGAGCGAGGCCTTGTCCGGTCGGTCGTGACAGGAAAGGAACTGCGCTTCGAGCGTTTGCCCAAGTTCTTGGTGGAGGTCCTTGACAACGGGGGGCTAGTGCCCTACGTTCGGGAACGGCTGCGCGAGGAATGA
- a CDS encoding DNA-directed RNA polymerase subunit K: MIEIRKYTRFEKARIIGARALQISLGAPTLLDIPEGVIDPIEIAKMEFEKEIIPIDVKRDE, from the coding sequence GTGATTGAAATTAGGAAATACACCCGTTTCGAGAAGGCGCGCATCATCGGTGCCAGGGCACTGCAGATTTCTCTCGGCGCGCCCACACTCCTGGACATCCCAGAGGGGGTTATCGATCCCATCGAGATTGCCAAGATGGAGTTCGAAAAAGAGATCATACCCATCGATGTGAAGAGGGATGAATGA
- the rpsB gene encoding 30S ribosomal protein S2, translating to MSEETTTDLLVSEDVYLTSGVHIGTQQKSADMKQFIFKVRSDGLYVMDVKQTDARIRAAAKFLSRFQPDRILVVSARQYGQKPVKIFTKAIGAKTFPGRFVPGSLTNPRLSDFVEPEILMVTDPAADQQAMAEAMNVGIPILALCDANNETRNVDLVVPTNNKGRRALACVYWLLTRETLKERGQLSRDEDFKLTIDDFEASL from the coding sequence ATGAGCGAGGAAACCACTACAGACCTGCTTGTATCAGAGGACGTTTACCTGACTTCTGGCGTTCATATCGGCACGCAGCAGAAGAGCGCCGACATGAAACAGTTCATATTCAAGGTCCGATCGGACGGATTGTACGTCATGGATGTGAAGCAGACCGATGCCCGCATCCGGGCGGCCGCGAAGTTCCTGTCACGTTTCCAGCCGGACCGCATCCTGGTCGTGTCCGCTCGCCAATACGGACAGAAGCCAGTGAAGATCTTCACCAAGGCCATCGGCGCCAAGACGTTCCCCGGCAGGTTCGTGCCCGGGTCGCTCACCAATCCCCGACTATCGGACTTCGTCGAACCAGAGATACTCATGGTCACGGACCCTGCGGCCGACCAGCAGGCCATGGCGGAAGCGATGAACGTGGGCATACCCATACTGGCATTGTGCGACGCCAACAACGAAACGCGCAACGTGGACCTGGTCGTCCCTACCAACAACAAGGGCCGCCGGGCGCTAGCCTGCGTCTACTGGCTGCTGACCCGCGAGACCCTGAAGGAAAGGGGGCAGCTGTCCAGGGACGAGGACTTCAAGCTCACCATCGACGACTTCGAGGCCAGCCTCTGA
- the amrB gene encoding AmmeMemoRadiSam system protein B, producing the protein MSMRYPAVAGRFYAGKDKELRQEIEDCFNHRLGPGRIPHLGQGGGKIVGAVVPHAGYMYSGPVAAHVYAALAKQGFPQTFVIIGPNHHGLGAGVAMSTEDFSTPLGVCKVDQELASQLRGLVEDDPYAHLQEHSLEVQLPFLQYFKSDVQILPIVMMFQDYETARELGARLKKANEGKDVVVIASSDFSHYVSPQEAKKKDSMVIEKILKLDARGVETAVMTNDVSMCGYGPVMAMLEAVAGREADLLKYATSGDVSPMKEVVGYAGIVVKK; encoded by the coding sequence ATGAGCATGCGCTATCCAGCGGTGGCGGGCCGATTCTATGCGGGCAAAGACAAGGAGCTGCGCCAGGAGATCGAGGACTGCTTCAATCACCGGCTCGGGCCGGGGCGGATCCCTCATCTGGGCCAGGGTGGTGGCAAGATCGTGGGAGCGGTGGTCCCGCACGCCGGTTATATGTACTCCGGTCCGGTGGCGGCGCATGTCTACGCCGCATTGGCCAAGCAAGGATTCCCTCAGACGTTCGTCATCATCGGTCCGAACCACCACGGTCTAGGGGCGGGAGTGGCCATGAGCACCGAGGACTTCTCCACCCCCCTAGGCGTGTGCAAGGTGGACCAGGAGCTTGCCTCCCAGCTCAGGGGTCTGGTGGAGGACGATCCCTATGCCCACTTGCAGGAGCATTCCCTGGAGGTTCAGCTGCCGTTCCTCCAGTACTTCAAGTCGGACGTGCAGATACTGCCCATCGTCATGATGTTCCAGGATTACGAGACCGCACGTGAGCTGGGCGCCCGACTGAAGAAGGCCAACGAGGGCAAGGACGTGGTGGTCATCGCTTCCAGCGACTTCTCGCACTATGTCTCGCCCCAGGAGGCGAAGAAGAAGGACTCCATGGTCATCGAGAAGATACTCAAGCTCGATGCTCGGGGGGTGGAGACGGCGGTCATGACCAATGATGTCTCAATGTGCGGCTACGGCCCGGTCATGGCCATGCTGGAGGCCGTGGCAGGACGAGAGGCGGACCTGCTGAAGTATGCCACATCGGGGGACGTGTCGCCCATGAAAGAAGTGGTGGGCTACGCGGGCATCGTGGTCAAGAAGTGA
- a CDS encoding glycerol dehydrogenase: MIAREVAWRVFAGEYNASRLEIKGEGERAPSYVVSPLGAMINRVFIVGVLTDRENLGTEEEPLWRARVSDPTGTFYVSSGQYQPEATAALSKIDPPAFVAVVGKTRTYSPEEGTMYVSVRPEKVTVVDARMRDHWVLETCKSTLKRIDAIGAATEMEAPNLEELVRLGYPRALADGVVRSLSHYTDLDLGRYRGMVVDSLKFLLPEYQGEAEGEMPERLAESAEEIEDDEKEAKAEEDKEEKVLATITALDRSGKGASWDEVVDEVKKAGIDKTELEEITNSLMDKGMIYEPVLGKMKRI, translated from the coding sequence GTGATCGCCCGCGAGGTGGCTTGGCGGGTTTTCGCCGGAGAGTACAACGCCTCCCGACTGGAGATCAAGGGGGAAGGGGAAAGGGCGCCGTCCTACGTCGTCTCCCCCCTAGGGGCGATGATCAATCGAGTGTTCATCGTCGGAGTCCTCACGGATAGAGAGAACCTCGGCACCGAGGAGGAGCCACTTTGGCGGGCGAGGGTGTCAGATCCCACTGGCACATTCTATGTTTCCTCGGGACAGTATCAGCCAGAAGCGACCGCGGCCTTGTCCAAGATCGACCCGCCGGCCTTCGTGGCGGTGGTGGGCAAGACCCGCACCTATTCGCCGGAGGAGGGCACGATGTACGTCTCCGTCAGGCCGGAGAAGGTCACGGTGGTGGATGCCAGGATGAGGGACCACTGGGTGCTGGAGACCTGCAAATCCACTCTGAAGAGGATCGATGCCATCGGCGCCGCCACGGAGATGGAGGCTCCGAACCTTGAGGAACTGGTCAGACTCGGTTATCCCCGGGCTTTGGCCGACGGGGTGGTTCGGTCCTTGTCGCATTACACCGACCTGGACCTAGGACGGTACCGGGGCATGGTGGTCGACTCGCTGAAGTTCCTGTTGCCGGAGTACCAGGGTGAGGCAGAAGGAGAGATGCCCGAGCGGCTGGCTGAATCCGCGGAAGAGATCGAGGATGATGAAAAAGAGGCGAAGGCCGAGGAGGACAAGGAGGAGAAGGTGCTCGCCACCATAACCGCCCTGGACCGCTCCGGCAAAGGAGCGTCCTGGGATGAGGTGGTGGACGAAGTGAAGAAGGCCGGTATCGACAAGACCGAGCTGGAGGAGATCACCAACTCCCTCATGGACAAAGGCATGATCTACGAACCGGTCCTGGGCAAGATGAAGCGCATCTGA
- the gmd gene encoding GDP-mannose 4,6-dehydratase: METKKALITGITGQDGSYLAELLLSKGYEVHGIIRRASTFNTSRIDHIYEGPQEPHRHLDLHYGDLSDSEQLSNIIYNIKPEEIYNLGAQSHVRVSFDMPEYTANVVATGTVRILDAVRRSGNKVRFYQASSSEMFGSSPPPQGESTPFAPRSPYACAKVYAYWMTRNYREGYHMFASNGILFNHESPRRGETFVTRKITRAIAAILAKKQDSLYLGNLKARRDWGYAPEYVECMWRILQHDEPGDFAIGTGEAHSVQDFVDASFAYAGLDSKKVIKVDPRYFRPTEVEVLIADPSKSRKVLGWKPKVSFEDLVKIMVDADMRAGGLEAIGEGDKVLRRKFARKWWGKD; the protein is encoded by the coding sequence ATGGAGACCAAGAAAGCCCTCATCACGGGCATCACTGGTCAGGACGGTTCATACCTGGCTGAACTCCTGCTCTCAAAAGGCTATGAGGTGCATGGCATCATTCGCCGAGCGAGCACTTTCAACACCTCCCGCATCGATCATATCTATGAGGGGCCGCAAGAGCCGCACCGTCATCTGGACCTGCACTACGGAGACCTATCCGACTCCGAGCAGCTATCCAACATAATCTACAACATCAAGCCAGAGGAGATCTACAACCTCGGAGCGCAGAGCCATGTGCGGGTGAGCTTCGATATGCCTGAGTACACAGCGAACGTCGTCGCCACCGGCACGGTCCGCATCTTGGACGCGGTCAGACGCAGCGGCAACAAGGTCCGCTTCTATCAGGCGTCGAGCAGCGAGATGTTCGGCTCGTCCCCCCCTCCACAAGGCGAGAGCACGCCTTTCGCTCCTCGCAGTCCCTACGCCTGTGCCAAGGTGTATGCATACTGGATGACGCGCAACTATCGCGAAGGCTACCACATGTTCGCGTCCAACGGCATACTCTTCAACCACGAGTCCCCCCGCAGGGGCGAGACCTTCGTCACCCGCAAGATCACCCGGGCGATAGCGGCCATACTGGCCAAGAAGCAGGACTCGCTCTATCTGGGCAACCTCAAGGCCCGCCGGGACTGGGGGTACGCCCCGGAGTACGTGGAATGCATGTGGCGCATCCTGCAGCATGATGAGCCAGGGGACTTCGCCATCGGCACCGGAGAGGCACATTCCGTTCAGGATTTCGTGGACGCGTCCTTCGCCTATGCCGGTCTGGACTCGAAGAAGGTCATCAAGGTCGATCCCCGCTACTTCCGGCCCACGGAGGTGGAGGTGCTTATCGCCGATCCATCCAAATCCAGGAAGGTTCTGGGCTGGAAGCCGAAGGTGAGCTTCGAGGACCTGGTGAAGATCATGGTGGACGCGGACATGCGCGCTGGCGGCCTGGAGGCCATCGGCGAAGGGGACAAGGTCCTTCGACGCAAATTCGCTCGGAAATGGTGGGGGAAGGACTAG
- a CDS encoding GDP-L-fucose synthase has protein sequence MSYFEGKRIVVTGGAGFLGRHVVTQLKSRGVKEKDILVPRSSRLDLRRWEDCTKVCQEADVVIHLAARVGGIGFNRRNPATLFYDNAIMGIQLMEAARQAKVLKYIAVATVCSYPKFTPIPFKEEDIWNGYPEETNAPYGIAKKNQFVQADTYRRQYGLNAVVLVPVNLYGPWDNFDLEDSHVIPALVRKMVEARQAKAPTVELWGTGSASREFLYVEDAAEGIVLAAERYNSSEPVNLGTGKEIKIRELAELIQHLTGYEGKIVWDPTKPDGQPRRCLDVSKARERFGFEARTPFEDGLRSTIAWFEEHYPGR, from the coding sequence ATGTCCTACTTCGAAGGAAAGAGGATCGTGGTGACTGGAGGCGCGGGCTTCCTCGGCCGCCACGTAGTGACCCAGCTGAAGAGCAGAGGGGTCAAGGAGAAGGACATCCTGGTACCACGCAGCTCCCGTCTGGACCTGCGTCGGTGGGAAGATTGCACCAAGGTATGCCAGGAAGCGGACGTGGTCATCCACCTGGCCGCCCGGGTGGGGGGGATAGGTTTCAACCGCCGCAATCCGGCCACCCTCTTCTACGACAACGCCATCATGGGCATCCAGCTGATGGAAGCGGCCAGGCAGGCCAAGGTGCTCAAGTACATCGCCGTGGCCACGGTCTGCTCGTATCCCAAGTTCACCCCCATCCCTTTCAAAGAAGAGGATATCTGGAACGGCTATCCAGAGGAGACGAACGCCCCTTATGGCATCGCTAAGAAGAATCAGTTCGTGCAGGCCGACACCTACAGAAGGCAGTACGGTCTGAACGCCGTCGTTCTGGTCCCGGTCAATCTCTACGGCCCCTGGGACAATTTCGACCTGGAGGATTCGCACGTCATCCCCGCCCTGGTACGGAAGATGGTCGAGGCCCGCCAGGCGAAGGCGCCGACGGTCGAGCTCTGGGGCACCGGCAGCGCCTCGCGGGAGTTCCTCTACGTGGAGGATGCTGCGGAAGGCATCGTGCTGGCTGCGGAGAGATACAACTCTTCCGAGCCGGTCAACCTGGGAACGGGGAAGGAGATCAAGATCCGTGAGCTGGCGGAGCTCATCCAGCATCTCACAGGGTACGAGGGTAAGATCGTGTGGGACCCTACCAAGCCGGACGGACAACCGCGCCGCTGCCTGGACGTGAGCAAGGCCCGGGAGCGCTTCGGCTTCGAGGCCAGGACGCCCTTCGAGGACGGTCTGAGGAGCACCATAGCTTGGTTCGAAGAGCATTATCCAGGCCGTTAG
- a CDS encoding formate--phosphoribosylaminoimidazolecarboxamide ligase: MVQKKTILKILSEYDPDEITIATLCSHSSLQIFNGARKEGFHTLGIAISQNTRFYEAFPLGKPDEIMVLANFQEMLDKADELISKNVIVIPHGSFVEYLGAKNFEKMAVPTFGNRSVLSWESDREKMRDWLISAGIDMPDKIDDAKKIDRPVLVKYHGAKGGRGFFIAKDYPEFKMGIDASQPYTIQEYILGTRYYLHFFYSPIKDSGYKVLDGSLELLSMDRRDESNIDELYKLGSSEELKRLGYFPTFVVTGNVPVVLRESLLPKVFEMGERVVKRSEELFGGMIGPFCLESIVTDKLQFKVFEISSRIVAGSNPFVSGSPYSDLIEPEMSTGRRISREIKLGLEQDKLDRIIS; the protein is encoded by the coding sequence ATGGTTCAGAAGAAAACCATTCTCAAGATTCTCTCGGAGTACGACCCCGATGAGATAACTATCGCCACCCTCTGCTCCCACTCGTCCCTGCAGATCTTCAACGGGGCCAGGAAGGAGGGTTTCCACACTCTAGGAATAGCCATCTCGCAGAACACCCGCTTCTACGAAGCCTTCCCCTTGGGCAAGCCGGACGAGATCATGGTGCTTGCCAACTTCCAGGAGATGCTGGACAAGGCCGACGAGCTCATTTCCAAGAACGTCATCGTCATCCCCCACGGCTCTTTCGTCGAGTATCTGGGAGCGAAGAACTTCGAGAAGATGGCCGTGCCCACTTTCGGGAACCGGTCCGTGCTTTCCTGGGAATCGGACCGGGAGAAGATGCGGGATTGGCTGATCTCCGCAGGCATTGACATGCCGGACAAGATCGACGATGCCAAGAAGATCGATCGGCCAGTGCTCGTGAAATACCACGGTGCCAAAGGCGGTCGAGGCTTCTTCATCGCCAAGGACTATCCCGAGTTCAAGATGGGGATCGATGCGTCCCAACCATACACCATACAGGAATACATCCTGGGCACCAGGTACTACCTGCATTTCTTCTATTCGCCCATCAAGGATTCAGGCTACAAGGTGCTGGACGGTTCTCTCGAGCTGCTCTCCATGGACCGCCGGGACGAGAGCAACATCGATGAGCTGTATAAGTTGGGCTCCTCGGAGGAGCTCAAGCGCCTGGGCTATTTCCCCACGTTCGTGGTCACAGGCAACGTGCCCGTGGTCCTGCGCGAATCCCTCCTCCCGAAGGTGTTCGAGATGGGTGAGCGGGTGGTGAAGCGTTCCGAGGAGCTCTTCGGCGGCATGATCGGGCCGTTCTGCCTGGAGTCCATCGTCACCGACAAGCTGCAGTTCAAGGTGTTCGAGATCTCCTCGCGCATCGTGGCCGGCTCAAACCCATTCGTTTCAGGATCGCCCTACTCCGACCTGATCGAGCCAGAGATGTCGACCGGACGGCGCATCTCGCGCGAGATCAAGCTCGGTCTGGAGCAGGACAAACTGGACCGGATCATTTCATGA
- the pdxS gene encoding pyridoxal 5'-phosphate synthase lyase subunit PdxS: MTKLRFGTELVKRGFAKMQQGGVVMDVTNAEQAGIAEDAGAVAVMALERVPADIRAQGGVARMADPVKIQEIMEAVTIPVMAKCRIGHFVEAQILQALGADMIDESEVLTPADPFYHVDKTKFKVPFVCGARDLGEALRRIEEGAAMIRTKGEAGTGNVVEAVRHQRAIMSQVRELKGKDQEEMNAIARKIEAPVHLVREVAELQRLPVINFAAGGIATPADAAMMMQLGSDGVFVGSAIFKSDDPGPRARAIVEAVTNFDDPSVLAEVSRGLGEAMRGIDISTIKPEQRLQERGW; encoded by the coding sequence ATGACCAAGCTTCGTTTCGGGACCGAACTGGTGAAGCGTGGATTCGCCAAGATGCAACAAGGAGGGGTGGTCATGGACGTCACCAACGCGGAACAGGCAGGCATCGCGGAGGATGCTGGCGCGGTGGCCGTCATGGCTCTGGAACGCGTGCCTGCGGATATCAGAGCACAGGGTGGCGTGGCCCGAATGGCCGACCCGGTCAAGATCCAGGAGATCATGGAAGCGGTCACCATCCCGGTCATGGCCAAGTGCCGCATCGGCCACTTCGTGGAGGCGCAGATACTGCAAGCTCTCGGAGCGGATATGATCGACGAGTCCGAGGTTCTCACTCCTGCGGACCCCTTCTATCACGTGGACAAGACCAAGTTCAAGGTGCCCTTCGTTTGCGGGGCGCGCGATCTGGGCGAGGCGCTGCGGCGAATCGAGGAGGGTGCGGCCATGATCCGCACCAAAGGCGAGGCGGGCACTGGCAACGTGGTGGAGGCGGTAAGGCACCAGCGTGCCATCATGTCCCAGGTGCGCGAGCTCAAGGGCAAGGACCAAGAGGAGATGAACGCCATCGCCCGGAAGATCGAAGCCCCAGTCCATCTGGTCAGAGAGGTGGCGGAATTGCAGCGCCTGCCGGTCATCAACTTCGCTGCTGGTGGCATAGCCACCCCGGCCGACGCGGCCATGATGATGCAGCTCGGGTCCGACGGCGTCTTCGTCGGTTCGGCGATATTCAAGTCCGACGATCCGGGGCCAAGGGCTCGAGCCATAGTAGAGGCGGTCACGAACTTCGACGACCCGAGCGTCCTGGCCGAGGTGTCTCGCGGCCTGGGGGAAGCGATGCGAGGCATCGATATCTCCACCATCAAACCGGAGCAGCGTCTGCAAGAGCGCGGCTGGTAG
- a CDS encoding pyridoxal phosphate-dependent aminotransferase, with amino-acid sequence MVAKRMMNVPESGTMRIANIVSKLKGEGVDVISFSVGEPDFHTPENITQAAVKALNEHFTHYTPSAGIPELRKAVAERSKRENGIPCEDKHVIITPTKQAIFMAFLAMLDEGDEVILPDPSWGTFEACVRVPGGIPKFVVVRPADDYRLMPEAVAEAITSKTKMVLINTPSNPLGSVMEKEDVKGIADLARDHDLTVLSDETYDKIIFDGKHHSISSLPGMFERTITVNGFSKTYAMTGWRVGWCIAPPSITREINKIQTQSITCCTSFAQVACIEALKGPQDSVKGMVAEFKARRDLVYGLMSEIPQLRCPRPKGAFYMFPSYEAKMNSEDMAAYLLEKAHVAVTPGSAFGPSGEGHLRISYAASRKNLSEGMKRIKDALATL; translated from the coding sequence ATGGTCGCCAAGCGCATGATGAACGTGCCCGAGTCCGGGACTATGAGGATCGCCAACATCGTCAGCAAGCTCAAGGGCGAGGGCGTGGACGTCATCTCCTTCTCGGTTGGAGAGCCAGACTTCCACACTCCGGAAAACATCACGCAAGCGGCGGTCAAGGCGCTCAACGAGCACTTCACCCATTACACTCCTTCCGCGGGCATCCCGGAGCTGCGTAAGGCGGTGGCGGAGAGATCGAAGAGGGAGAATGGCATTCCTTGCGAGGACAAGCACGTCATCATCACCCCTACCAAGCAGGCCATCTTCATGGCCTTCCTGGCCATGCTGGATGAAGGGGACGAGGTCATCCTGCCCGATCCTTCCTGGGGCACGTTCGAGGCCTGTGTGCGGGTCCCCGGCGGCATCCCCAAGTTCGTGGTCGTGAGGCCGGCGGACGATTATCGATTAATGCCAGAGGCGGTGGCTGAGGCCATTACGTCCAAGACCAAGATGGTGCTTATCAACACCCCATCCAACCCGCTCGGCTCGGTAATGGAGAAGGAGGACGTGAAGGGCATCGCTGACCTGGCGAGGGACCATGACCTGACGGTGCTCTCGGACGAGACATATGATAAAATAATCTTCGATGGCAAGCATCACTCCATTTCTTCCCTGCCAGGCATGTTCGAGCGCACCATCACGGTCAATGGTTTCAGCAAGACCTATGCCATGACCGGCTGGAGGGTGGGTTGGTGCATCGCTCCCCCTTCCATAACCAGAGAGATCAACAAGATCCAAACGCAGTCCATCACCTGCTGCACCTCCTTTGCCCAGGTCGCTTGCATCGAGGCATTGAAAGGTCCGCAAGACTCGGTCAAGGGCATGGTGGCGGAGTTCAAGGCCAGGCGGGACCTGGTCTACGGGCTCATGTCCGAGATCCCGCAGTTGAGGTGCCCCCGGCCAAAAGGGGCCTTCTACATGTTCCCCTCCTATGAAGCGAAGATGAACTCCGAGGACATGGCCGCCTATCTACTGGAAAAGGCGCACGTCGCCGTTACCCCTGGTTCAGCCTTCGGTCCGTCGGGCGAGGGGCATCTGCGGATATCATACGCCGCCAGCCGCAAGAACCTGAGCGAGGGCATGAAGCGCATCAAGGACGCCTTGGCAACGCTCTGA
- a CDS encoding methytransferase partner Trm112 produces the protein MKRRLLDILACPKCKSHPLELKVTKEEKGEILEGVLTCAKCRIDYPIEDGIPNLLIPEDRV, from the coding sequence ATGAAGCGCCGGCTGCTTGACATCCTCGCCTGCCCGAAGTGCAAGTCGCACCCTCTCGAGCTCAAGGTTACCAAGGAGGAGAAAGGAGAGATACTGGAAGGCGTCCTCACTTGTGCAAAATGCCGCATAGATTATCCGATCGAGGATGGCATTCCGAACCTGCTCATCCCCGAGGACCGCGTCTGA
- a CDS encoding glycosyltransferase family 2 protein yields MYRLVRVSVVIPTHGRIAEVQVAVASVLSQGVEGLEIIVVNDRPQDREELDRRLVSLDNRVRLIHNERNIGAPAARNRGIAAAKGEFIALLDDDDRWLPGKLPKQLALMEQNRELGFVSCGYHDEWLGKDRFPEIRGKIDRQLLHTFSNIETSTILMRAELVRRTGEIDVSLPSEQNHDFFYRMAKLARFDYVPEVLMFKSAPPAQISRSPRKKIVGYVRFHRKHRLDIRSLGIKGSSFIMVKFLVTLVAFLIFAGNEKHVDTLYEDVLRKLSGKS; encoded by the coding sequence GTGTATCGTTTGGTCAGGGTGAGCGTCGTCATTCCCACGCACGGCCGCATCGCCGAGGTCCAGGTGGCGGTAGCGTCGGTGCTCTCCCAGGGCGTCGAAGGGCTCGAGATCATCGTGGTCAACGACCGGCCGCAGGACCGGGAGGAGCTGGACCGTCGGCTCGTATCCCTCGACAATAGGGTAAGGCTGATCCACAACGAGCGCAACATCGGTGCTCCCGCAGCCCGGAACAGAGGCATCGCGGCGGCGAAAGGGGAGTTCATCGCCCTCTTGGATGACGACGATCGTTGGCTCCCGGGGAAGCTTCCGAAGCAATTGGCGCTGATGGAGCAGAACAGAGAGCTCGGCTTCGTCAGCTGTGGCTACCACGATGAATGGCTGGGGAAGGACCGATTTCCTGAGATCAGAGGTAAGATAGACCGTCAGTTGCTGCATACCTTCTCCAACATCGAGACGTCGACCATCCTCATGCGGGCGGAGCTGGTCCGTCGGACCGGAGAGATCGACGTCAGCTTGCCCAGCGAGCAGAACCATGACTTCTTCTACCGCATGGCGAAGCTGGCTCGGTTCGACTATGTGCCGGAGGTGTTAATGTTCAAGAGCGCGCCCCCGGCGCAGATCTCCCGCAGCCCCCGTAAAAAGATCGTCGGGTACGTTCGTTTCCACCGCAAGCATCGCTTGGACATCCGATCTCTGGGGATCAAGGGATCAAGCTTCATCATGGTCAAGTTCCTCGTCACCCTGGTCGCTTTCTTGATCTTCGCTGGCAACGAGAAGCACGTGGACACTCTGTATGAGGATGTTCTGCGCAAGCTCTCTGGCAAGTCGTGA